Proteins co-encoded in one Plasmodium sp. gorilla clade G2 genome assembly, chromosome: 9 genomic window:
- a CDS encoding nucleoporin NUP100/NSP100, putative has protein sequence MFNQNFNNSNLNKGNFQDSNNLLKNKNMFMQNSSQNNNIFGTFNQNNNTNKGLFGNSNLQSNIGNTDNSLFGGSKIQQPNNALVNKSIFNLGGSSSTSTGLGGGKSIYENMNSQSNLNTKNIFGSTNVSNTTQGNMGGNSLFMNANNQNNLNMKNIFGTSSGLNNQTSNLGNKSIFGGLQSNNQTTSSNNIFGNMSSNQTNSSNIFGNLSSTSQNKSNSIFGGLGTSTNQSTGGGLFGNTGATSQNKTGGIFGGLSSANQAATSSSSMFGGLSSNQAKPTNSLFGGLSSGATSNTGTQQSGNLFGNASGMGQNKAVGGIFGNLPSANQASTSSSNMFGGLSSNQAKPTSTLFGGLSSGTTTNTSTQQSGNLFGGATGLGQNKTGGGIFGTLPSANQTSTSSSNMFGGLSTNQAKPTSSLFGGMSSGTTGMTTNTTAQSGNLFGSTGTSQNKTGNLFGALPGANQTSTTSNIFGGLSSTQSKPASNIFGTMGTTSATTTPASTSSNIFGSTGGLNQTKPTTGNVFGSLQTMTQPGSTNMFGTTQGTSQGLTSNNMFSSSTTPGSTQNKFTNMFGTLSGTTGSTPMGTLTTPSATTTGTTGLTGTGLGGTSGTSNIFGNVSGSSGFGNLSASKNIFGSTGTGMTLSTASTSLSPSAGTTLGQNLGGTMTSTLNTNLTTPGFGQSGGSNIFGNLGGTVTSNIGSTTTPTPSSSTLLGSTLTSGLSSTTDNASKNFLLGDKNALTVNPLGGTPTLPSSSTNLTMQTGTGLTSSTPNILINDQPRVVDNLNRVTELKRDKEQNVRSADKFHGLHDELTIIKKKESIFDKIYNDDVEYEDEEEEDEEGGTSGGLFYNYINLIINDNINNIQKSTLTLLNDHDSLMWDNFKSHIFKNFVDYLVNSKQKKNQKMIKGNVLDLDQHEFQILIWLYNVNSTKLNFIPFKSFYYLLLSETNLNYSKVLIGGSDKKILLDNFIEVNDHYYINSNNDIFKSQLNKYRNSSLHRDEYNSSLDIDSMYKQLLKDILNSLLNMNLSITKENMRKKMKTENLNEGNDGKSAEVEMKKKRVNEEKKKRERRRRSLKKKQRVSKYKNEVNEDSYEEEKSYESDKSYESDKTDKTDKTDKSVDNNDQSYDENDQSDDDNDKSYDDNDKSYDDNVESYNNDENNINTKKMVRIPQFRYENILLNYLFGTLQHLHDKFYKIEISNYVSKDLNQIDEYFLDAKSNAIFSYCYNNFYKNEMDKENSTIHFFFYLVNIMFRCGNYIGLIQIIKLEEFIKNLNIDNYLYDFVILLIRILLLIYNKKNTMNIFENMKVDIDCTDIFKKKIHMSNIINFFHSIIYLCINNIYAYDLLCILFSDIFCKKGNMYTNRDKKIAMKNIFFYIRKKNVPMSNTTTNNINNNNYGASAFHSVSDDDLLGDKNYIKEIRNRHMNYDYNTDKAMMNGSRHKNRHHANNNNNKDGNIYYNDTINDSSNDDYGEDEDDDGYNSRDLDKKQKKKPFLFDMISNMLQKPKPVKEYENDFNNVMDINDEVNKGIYNLRKSTFSKNHNDIYLGVTNRHAFNFQYCNIETSIWIELCLFLSKNFNIYGSKFIDNFDIIDTDVLYCEEENVSHINDTKCRRERINKRIEVLFITISNYIINENKEYLYICSKLKVDEVMNNFLINDGKISEKLKGNISKVLKNNFLLYIKLFYYLLLVGNIYTTIVFLSCISNNVQRILLVLSIFLHNNNIFENHLLNNIKMKTLQYLKFRNDHNSILNTSHDITDVPNSENKFNLILLSMSNQDLPFDHFVLRNNNINILLKITYLLNLKTNISIKLLKSIVQENQDILLHESVIGHINNDGNIFYGKLHDFLFLFKNKIKIRKDIKCFFLMYYILYKQNVSNNILLKTRQNEMDEEYLYKSRNFKFVHNKNINTLNKISLDNSLISVHSSILYKISQFYAILAYFANQRKNYIISFICYYILKDEESAINSLIRIYNDELIYYFHNNEKEYNYIRKCAFRFFHLAKNMWPSNVKLESIENKSYLILCILFMKKKLFEEAFVIFSSNLVPDNMLEKLSTADYYNIDLSSNFLMTLKELCTQNYRIDELVSKPALKAIIKFLNPIKDKLDPQIIESINYLDELNY, from the exons atgtttaaccaaaattttaataattcgaATTTGAATAAAGGGAACTTTCAAgattcaaataatttattaaaaaataagaatatgtTTATGCAAAATTCAtcacaaaataataacatatttgGAACAtttaatcaaaataataatacgaATAAGGGTTTATTTGGAAATAGTAATTTACAATCAAATATTGGTAATACAGATAATTCTCTTTTTGGAGGTTCGAAAATTCAACAACCTAATAATGCATTAgtaaataaaagtatatttaatttaggTGGGAGTAGTAGTACTTCCACTGGTTTAGGTGGTGGGAAAAgtatttatgaaaatatgaatagCCAATCAAATTTAAATACAAAGAATATATTTGGTTCTACAAATGTAAGTAATACTACACAAGGAAATATGGGTGGTAATAGTTTATTTATGAATGctaataatcaaaataatttaaatatgaaaaatatttttggaACCTCCTCAGGTTTAAATAATCAAACAAGCAATTTAGGtaataaaagtatatttGGAGGTTTACAATCAAATAATCAAACAACAtcatcaaataatatttttggtAATATGTCATCGAATCAAACTAATTCAAGTAATATATTTGGTAATTTATCATCAACTAGTcaaaataaatcaaatagCATATTTGGAGGATTAGGTACTTCTACCAATCAAAGTACTGGTGGTGGACTTTTCGGTAATACAGGGGCTACTAGCCAAAATAAAACTGGGGGTATATTTGGTGGTTTATCATCAGCAAATCAAGCTGCTACAAGTAGTAGTAGTATGTTTGGAGGTTTATCATCTAATCAAGCCAAACCTACAAACAGTTTATTTGGTGGATTATCAAGTGGAGCAACAAGTAATACTGGCACTCAACAATCAGGTAATTTATTTGGAAATGCATCAGGCATGGGCCAAAATAAAGCTGTTGGTGGCATATTTGGTAACTTACCATCAGCAAATCAAGCTTCTACCAGTAGTAGTAATATGTTTGGTGGCTTATCTTCCAATCAAGCTAAACCTACAAGTACTTTATTTGGTGGATTATCTAGTGGTACTACTACAAATACAAGTACTCAACAATCTGGAAATTTATTCGGAGGTGCTACAGGCTTAGGTCAAAATAAAACTGGTGGTGGTATTTTCGGTACCTTACCATCAGCAAATCAAACTTCGACAAGTAGTAGTAATATGTTTGGGGGTTTATCTACCAATCAAGCCAAACCAACAAGTAGTTTATTTGGAGGAATGTCAAGCGGTACAACAGGAATGACAACTAATACTACTGCACAGTCAGGTAATTTGTTTGGTTCGACTGGAACTAGTCAGAATAAAACTGGTAATCTTTTTGGAGCATTACCAGGAGCTAATCAAACATCTACAACAAGCAATATATTTGGAGGTTTGTCTTCTACCCAAAGTAAACCTGCAAGTAACATTTTTGGTACTATGGGAACTACAAGTGCCACTACAACACCAGCATCCACAAGTAGTAATATATTTGGTTCTACTGGTGGTTTGAATCAAACTAAACCAACAACAGGTAATGTTTTTGGATCATTACAAACAATGACTCAACCAGGAAGTACGAATATGTTTGGAACAACACAAGGAACATCTCAAGGTTTAACaagtaataatatgttttcaTCAAGTACTACACCTGGAAGTACTCAAAATAAATTTACTAATATGTTTGGAACATTATCTGGGACTACTGGAAGTACCCCTATGGGTACATTAACAACACCTAGTGCTACTACAACTGGAACCACTGGATTAACTGGTACAGGTTTAGGGGGTACATCTGGTACAAGTAATATATTTGGAAATGTATCAGGAAGTAGTGGTTTTGGTAATTTGAGTGCAAGTAAGAATATATTTGGTTCAACTGGTACAGGTATGACATTAAGTACTGCAAGTACAAGTTTAAGTCCTAGTGCAGGTACTACTTTGGGCCAAAATTTAGGTGGCACCATGACATCTACTTTAAATACTAATTTAACTACGCCCGGTTTTGGTCAAAGTGGAGGTAGTAACATTTTTGGTAATTTGGGTGGTACAGTAACTAGTAATATAGGTAGTACAACTACGCCTACCCCTAGCAGTAGTACTTTATTAGGTAGTACATTAACAAGCGGATTAAGCAGTACTACAGATAATGCATCaaagaattttttattaGGTGATAAGAATGCGCTCACCGTTAATCCATTAGGTGGAACGCCAACATTACCAAGTAGTAGTACTAATTTGACTATGCAAACAGGCACAGGTTTAACAAGTAGTACCcctaatattttaataaatgatcAACCAAGAGTTGTTGATAACCTGAATCGTGTTACTGAATTGAAGAGAGATAAAGAACAAAATGTGAGGAGTGCAGATAAGTTCCATGGGTTACACGATGAGTTaactattataaaaaagaaagaaagtaTTTTTGACAAgatatataatgatgatgtaGAATATGAAGATGAggaagaagaagatgaagaaggTGGAACAAGTGGAggattattttataattatataaatttaataattaatgataatataaataatattcaaaaaagtACATTAACTTTATTAAATGATCATGATTCTTTAATGTGGGATAACTTCAAAagtcatatatttaaaaattttgttgATTATTTAGTAAATtctaaacaaaaaaaaaatcaaaagatGATCAAGGGTAATGTATTAGATTTAGATCAGCATGAAtttcaaatattaatatggttatataatgtaaattCAAccaaattaaattttataccTTTTAAAAGtttctattatttattaCTAAGTGAAactaatttaaattattctaAAGTATTAATAGGAGGAtctgataaaaaaatattattagataATTTTATAGAGGTTAatgatcattattatattaattcaaataatgatatatttaagtcacaattaaataaatatagaaatagTTCACTGCATCGAGATGAATATAATAGTTCTTTAGATATCGATTCTATGTATAAACAGTtgttaaaagatatattgaatagtttattaaatatgaatTTGTCCATAACAAAGGAAAATATgagaaagaaaatgaaaactGAAAATTTGAATGAAGGTAATGATGGAAAAAGTGCAGAGGttgaaatgaaaaagaaaagagttaatgaagaaaaaaaaaaaagagaaagaagaagaagaagcttaaaaaaaaaacaaagagtttctaaatataaaaatgaagttaATGAGGATAgttatgaagaagaaaaaagttATGAAAGTGATAAAAGTTATGAAAGTGATAAAACTGATAAAACTGATAAAACTGATAAAAGtgttgataataatgatcaaAGTTATGATGAGAATGATCAaagtgatgatgataatgataaaagttatgatgataatgataaaagtTATGACGATAATGTTGAaagttataataatgatgaaaataatataaatacaaaaaagaTGGTAAGAATTCCCCAATTTagatatgaaaatattttacttaattatttatttggtACCCTTCAACATTTACatgataaattttataaaatcgaGATAAGCAATTATGTTTCAAAAGATTTAAATCAAATAGATGAATATTTTCTTGATGCGAAATCCAATgctatattttcatattgttataataatttttataagaatgAGATGGATAAAGAGAATAGTactattcatttttttttttatttagttAATATTATGTTTAGATGTGGTAATTATATTGgtttaatacaaataataaaacttgaagaatttataaaaaatttgaatattgataattatttatatgattttgtaatattattaataagaatattattattaatttataataaaaagaatacgatgaatatttttgaaaacaTGAAAGTTGATATTGATTGTACTGatatatttaagaaaaaaatacacatgtcaaatataataaattttttccattcaattatatatttatgtataaataatatatatgcatatgatttgttatgtatattattttctgatatattttgtaaaaaaggaaatatgtATACTAATCGTGATAAGAAAATAgctatgaaaaatatatttttttatattagaaAGAAGAATGTTCCAATGAGTAATACTACtactaataatattaataataataattatggtGCAAGTGCTTTTCATAGTGTATCAGATGACGATTTATTAGGTGATAAGAATTATATCAAAGAAATAAGAAATAGACATATGaattatgattataatacAGATAAGGCAATGATGAATGGTTCTCGTCATAAGAATCGTCATCAtgctaataataataataataaagatggtaatatatattataatgatactATAAATGATAGTAGTAATGATGATTATGGagaagatgaagatgatgatggATATAATAGTAGAGACCTTGATAAGAAGCAAAAAAAGAAACCGTTCTTGTTTGATATGATTAGTAATATGCTTCAAAAGCCTAAACCTGTGAAAGAATATGAGAATGATTTTAATAATGTAATGGACATAAATGATGAGGTGaataaaggaatatataatcTACGTAAAAGTACGTTTTCAAAAAatcataatgatatatacTTAGGTGTGACTAATAGACATGCCTTTAATTTTCAATATTGTAATATTGAAACAAGTATATGGATAgaattatgtttatttttatcaaaaaattttaatatatatggaagtaaatttattgataattttgatataatAGATACTGATGTATTATATTGTGAAGAAGAAAACGTATCACATATAAATGATACAAAATGTCGAAGAGAacgtataaataaaagaattgaagttttatttataactatatcaaattatattattaatgaaaataaagaatatttatatatatgttcaaaaCTTAAAGTGGATGAAGtaatgaataattttttaattaatgatGGAAAAATAtcagaaaaattaaaaggaaatataagtaaagtattaaaaaataattttttattatatataaaattattttattatttattattagttggtaatatatatacaactattgtatttttatcttGTATTTCAAATAATGTCCAAAGAATTTTATTAGTATTAAGTATCtttttacataataataatatttttgaaaaccatttattaaataatataaaaatgaaaacattacaatatttaaaatttagaAATGATCACAATAGTATATTAAATACATCTCATGATATTACAGATGTACCTAATtcagaaaataaatttaatttaatattattaagtaTGAGTAATCAAGATTTACCTTTTGATCATTTTGTGTTACgtaataacaatattaatatattattaaaaataacatatttattaaatttaaaaactAATATTagtattaaattattaaaaagtatAGTACAAGAAAAtcaagatatattattacatgaaAGTGTAATtggacatataaataatgatggaaatatattttatggaaAGTTAcatgattttttatttttatttaaaaataaaattaagataagaaaagatattaaatgttttttcttaatgtattatatattatataaacaaaatgtttcaaataatattttattaaaaacaaGACAAAATGAAATGGAtgaagaatatttatataaatcaagaaattttaaatttgttcataataaaaatattaatacattaaataaaatttcatTAGATAATTCTTTAATAAGTGTACATTCATCAattctttataaaatatcTCAATTCTATGCTATCTTAGCTTACTTTGCAAATCAaaggaaaaattatataatatcatttatatgttattatattttgaaagATGAAGAGAGTGCGATCAATTCcttaataagaatatataatgacgagttgatatattattttcataataatgaGAAGGAGTATAATTATATTCGTAAATGTGCCTTTAGATTTTTCCACCTCGCAAAG aatATGTGGCCATCCAATGTCAAACTGGAATCTATTGAAAATAAGTCTTATCTCATTTTATGCATACtatttatgaaaaagaaattgtTTGAAGAAGCctttgttattttttctagTAATTTAGTTCCTGATAATATGCTAGAAAAATTGTCTACAgctgattattataatattgatcTCTCTTCAAATTTCTTAATGACATTAAAGGAATTATGCACACAAAATTATagg atTGATGAACTTGTGAGTAAACCAGCATTGAAGGCAATTATTAAATTCTTAAATCcaataaaagataaattgGATCCACAAATTATTGAAAGTATTAATTATTTGGATGAACTAAATTATTGA